The Patagioenas fasciata isolate bPatFas1 chromosome 3, bPatFas1.hap1, whole genome shotgun sequence genome contains a region encoding:
- the LOC136100278 gene encoding gallinacin-9 isoform X2 — MRILFFLIAVLFFLFQAAPAYSQADADTIACRQNRGSCSYVACSGPTIDIGTCRSGKLRCCKW, encoded by the exons ATGAGGATCCTTTTCTTCCTCATTGCtgttctcttcttcctcttccaggcTGCTCCAG CTTACAGCCAAGCAGATGCTGACACCATCGCATGCCGGCAAAACCGGGGCTCCTGCTCGTACGTTGCATGCTCTGGTCCCACTATTGACATTGGGACCTGCCGCAGTGGGAAGCTGAGATGTTGCAAATGGTAA
- the LOC136100278 gene encoding gallinacin-9 isoform X1 codes for MRILFFLIAVLFFLFQAAPAYSQADADTIACRQNRGSCSYVACSGPTIDIGTCRSGKLRCCKWTPTS; via the exons ATGAGGATCCTTTTCTTCCTCATTGCtgttctcttcttcctcttccaggcTGCTCCAG CTTACAGCCAAGCAGATGCTGACACCATCGCATGCCGGCAAAACCGGGGCTCCTGCTCGTACGTTGCATGCTCTGGTCCCACTATTGACATTGGGACCTGCCGCAGTGGGAAGCTGAGATGTTGCAAATG GACACCCACTTCCTAA